One segment of Castanea sativa cultivar Marrone di Chiusa Pesio chromosome 3, ASM4071231v1 DNA contains the following:
- the LOC142628076 gene encoding purple acid phosphatase 3-like codes for MAAFSKKPILLCVTFTAILSLCLVPSLAEFQRFVQSTKADGSLSFLVVGDWGRRGGYNQSQVAHQMGIIGDKLDIDFVISTGDNFYEDGLTGVDDPAFDESFSNIYTAPSLQKQWYTVLGNHDYRGDVLAQLSPILRKLDSRWLCLRSFIVDAEIVEFFFVDTTPFSDKYFTSPKDDVYDWRGVLPRDQYLSNLLKELDLALKESTAKWKIVVGHHTIRSAGTHGNTVELVAQLLPILQANNVDFYINGHDHCLEHISSPDSALQFLTSGGGSKAWKGDIDWWNPKEMKFYYDGQGFMSVQITQAGVDIAFYDVAGRVLHKSGTNKQLFSTI; via the exons ATGGCTGCCTTTTCTAAGAAACCTATCCTTTTGTGTGTTACATTTACTGCTATACTGAGCTTGTGTTTGGTTCCCTCCCTAGCTGAGTTTCAGCGGTTTGTACAGTCAACAAAAGCTGATGGATCTCTTAGCTTTTTGGTGGTCGGAGACTGGGGAAGAAGAGGGGGTTATAACCAATCTCAAGTTGCTCATCAG ATGGGAATAATTGGAGACAAGTTGGACATTGATTTTGTGATATCCACTGGAGATAATTTTTATGAGGATGGGCTGACGGGAGTTGATGATCCAGCATTTGATGAGTCATTTTCCAACATCTATACAGCACCTAGCTTGCAAAAGCAGTGGTACACTG TTTTGGGCAATCATGACTATAGGGGGGATGTTTTGGCACAACTCAGTCCTATCCTCAGGAAATTGGACAGCAGATGGCTTTGCTTGAGATCTTTTATCGTGGATGCAG AAATTGTAGAATTTTTCTTCGTAGATACAACTCCTTTTTCGGATAAGTACTTCACGAGCCCAAAGGATGATGTCTATGACTGGAGAGGCGTATTACCTCGAGACCAATACCTTTCAAATCTCCTAAAG GAATTGGATTTGGCATTGAAAGAGTCGACAGCAAAGTGGAAGATCGTGGTCGGTCATCATACAATCAGAAGTGCTGGGACTCATGGTAACACTGTAGAGCTTGTGGCTCAACTTCTTCCAATCCTTCAG GCAAACAATGTCGACTTTTACATTAATGGACACGACCATTGCTTGGAACACATAAGTAGTCCTGACAG TGCACTTCAATTCTTAACAAGTGGTGGTGGGTCAAAGGCATGGAAGGGTGATATTGATTGGTGGAATCCAAAGGAAATGAAGTTCTATTACGATGGACAAGGTTTCATGTCAGTGCAAATTACTCAAGCTGGTGTTGATATTGCATTCTATGATGTTGCTGGCAGAGTTTTGCACAAGTCGGGTACAAACAAACAGCTCTTCTCTACCATCTAG
- the LOC142627981 gene encoding purple acid phosphatase 17-like has translation MVVTMATKAQCLHLTAAMLCISLVLPSFADLQRFEHPAKADGRLSFLVVGDWGRRGFYNQSEVALQMGRIGEKLDIDFVISTGDNFYDDGLEGVNDPAFEESFSKIYTAKSLQKQWYSVLGNHDYRGNVEAQLSPVLQKIDSRWLCQRSFILNTEIAEFFFLDTTPFLDDYYKETDHKYDWRGVLPRKTYITNLLKDLESALRESIAKRKIVIGHHAIRSIGHHGDTPELIKYLLPILQANNVELYINGHDHCLERISTPDSPIQFLTSGAGSKAWRGDVNVKRLNSDDVKFFYDGQGFMSVQLTQTEAVVVFYDVFGKELHKWEVSKQLYSAM, from the exons ATGGTTGTAACCATGGCCACCAAAGCTCAGTGCCTTCATTTGACAGCTGCTATGTTATGCATTTCTTTGGTGCTACCCAGTTTTGCAGATCTTCAAAGGTTTGAACACCCGGCAAAAGCCGACGGGCGACTAAGCTTTTTGGTGGTTGGAGATTGGGGCAGAAGAGGGTTTTACAACCAATCTGAAGTTGCTCTTCAG ATGGGAAGGATCGGAGAGAAATTAGACATAGACTTTGTCATATCCACTGGAGACAATTTCTATGACGATGGATTAGAGGGTGTCAATGATCCTGCATTTGAGGAGtccttttctaaaatttatactGCCAAGAGTCTTCAGAAACAGTGGTATAGTG TTCTAGGAAATCATGACTATAGGGGCAATGTAGAAGCACAGTTAAGCCCTGTCTTGCAGAAGATTGACAGCCGATGGCTTTGCCAAAGATCTTTTATCCTTAACACAG AAATTGCGGAATTCTTCTTCCTGGATACCACTCCATTTTTGGACGATTACTACAAAGAGACAGACCACAAGTATGATTGGCGAGGTGTATTACCACGAAAGACTTACATTACTAATCTTCTTAAG GATTTGGAATCAGCATTAAGGGAGTCAATTGCAAAGCGGAAGATTGTGATTGGCCACCATGCAATCAGAAGTATTGGGCATCATGGCGATACACCGGAGCTCATAAAGTACCTTCTCCCAATACTTCAG GCTAATAATGTTGAACTATACATAAATGGTCACGACCATTGCTTGGAACGCATTAGTACTCCTGACAG TCCCATCCAATTTTTAACAAGTGGAGCAGGTTCAAAGGCATGGAGGGGTGATGTCAATGTGAAGAGACTTAACAGTGATGATGTTAAATTCTTCTATGATGGTCAAGGCTTCATGTCTGTGCAACTGACTCAGACAGAAGCTGTGGTTGTGTTCTATGATGTCTTCGGCAAGGAACTGCACAAATGGGAGGTGTCTAAACAGCTTTACTCAGCCATGTAA